Proteins encoded within one genomic window of Proteiniborus ethanoligenes:
- a CDS encoding sodium ion-translocating decarboxylase subunit beta, with protein sequence MKNRKLTKAITAVTVTCTLIAVISAFSSYLLPLYLSYKLNKDIRDAGSVGIIGGADGPTAIYLSGQISSHWVTVIFAALAILGVIYLIAVKNSVKKS encoded by the coding sequence ATGAAAAATAGGAAATTAACGAAGGCAATTACAGCAGTTACCGTTACATGCACTTTAATAGCCGTTATCAGTGCATTTTCCAGTTACTTATTGCCATTATACTTATCATATAAACTTAATAAGGATATAAGAGATGCGGGTTCAGTAGGAATTATAGGTGGTGCAGACGGACCAACAGCAATTTATTTGTCAGGTCAAATTTCTTCGCACTGGGTTACAGTTATCTTTGCAGCATTAGCGATTTTGGGAGTTATATATTTAATTGCGGTTAAAAATTCAGTAAAAAAATCATAA